One stretch of Desulfovibrio sp. JC010 DNA includes these proteins:
- a CDS encoding chemotaxis protein CheW, with translation MNAEINSTTNQYLTFTLNKDIYALDIASVREVLELTPITRIPRTPKFMRGVINLRGHAVPVVDMRLKFGMSRTEDTINTCIIIVEVSFDGESTVMGALADSVREVIELTESMIEEPPRMGTTIKTEFIRGMGKQDDDFVIILDINKILSVEELAMLRSVQQDSPSSEAVPEVNPDQGMTLSL, from the coding sequence ATGAATGCTGAGATAAATAGTACGACTAACCAATATCTGACGTTTACCTTAAACAAGGATATTTATGCGCTGGATATTGCCAGCGTCCGGGAAGTACTGGAACTTACCCCCATTACCAGAATCCCCAGAACTCCCAAGTTCATGCGCGGGGTGATTAATCTGAGGGGGCACGCGGTTCCTGTTGTGGATATGCGCCTTAAGTTCGGTATGAGCAGGACAGAAGATACAATCAACACCTGCATCATTATCGTTGAGGTTTCATTTGACGGCGAGAGTACCGTTATGGGCGCGCTGGCTGATTCTGTGCGGGAAGTAATCGAGTTGACCGAGAGTATGATTGAAGAGCCGCCCAGAATGGGGACCACGATCAAGACCGAATTCATTCGGGGAATGGGTAAACAGGATGATGATTTTGTCATCATTCTGGATATTAACAAAATCCTTTCCGTGGAAGAACTGGCCATGCTCAGAAGCGTGCAGCAGGATTCTCCGTCCTCCGAAGCTGTACCGGAAGTCAACCCGGATCAGGGAATGACTCTCAGTTTGTAG
- a CDS encoding methyl-accepting chemotaxis protein, which produces MFKNLKLGLKIGGGFVVVLVLTAVVGAVGWYGLSKVADESTRTEVVSNAVTDMYNSRLMVLYYTLRGTDEYKDKFNNSINEIGRNISANKNKFSGKGLQEVNSIASEAAEYNVIFERYAKLENEKNIAVSNCVAAVGDLAKSVKQIGEHAASAMHKGMIEGDTSIEMQNIFDSFSMISEIEKEFITSRFTFSNYLRTGKDEYIKETRSILNSVIDKCGLLSRNSWIAGNDDLDVNGLENAARTYLDGFNLVVDRTKSQGKELKAMAVVGADALEQSQSLLNSQQVAAQDVISTSFSMILGGLALALLCGAIISITVTKIITTPIRKGVSFAEHMAQGDFTRTLDIDQRDEIGVLAAALNDMVVRLSSVVAEVGVSSENVASGSEELSATAESLSQASTEQAANVEEVSSSMEEMTANIRQNAENAQQTEQIALQSSQQAEEGGEAVIKAVDAMKNIAEKISIIEEIARQTNLLALNAAIEAARAGEHGKGFAVVAAEVRKLAERSGAAAGEIGELSSSTVNVAERAGEMLNQLVPDIRKTAELVQEIAAGSSEQLSGAEQINKAVQQLDQVTQQNASASEEMASTSEELSSQAEQLQQVMSFFRVSNHSAPRVQALPVSRQTVRPAPAPKAAAPIAPVREVQAEPNHSAGVSLDMGSDFSDSDFEKF; this is translated from the coding sequence ATGTTCAAAAACTTGAAGCTCGGTTTGAAGATTGGCGGGGGATTTGTGGTTGTGCTGGTGCTGACAGCTGTTGTCGGTGCTGTGGGCTGGTACGGACTTTCAAAAGTTGCAGATGAATCCACACGAACCGAAGTGGTCAGCAATGCCGTTACTGACATGTACAATTCAAGATTGATGGTGCTCTATTATACTTTGCGGGGCACCGATGAATACAAAGATAAATTTAACAATTCAATCAATGAAATTGGTCGGAACATTTCCGCAAACAAAAATAAATTTTCAGGCAAGGGGCTACAGGAGGTTAACTCTATCGCCAGCGAGGCCGCTGAATATAATGTGATATTTGAACGGTATGCTAAGCTGGAAAATGAAAAAAATATTGCAGTCTCTAATTGTGTTGCTGCTGTTGGGGATCTTGCAAAGAGTGTAAAGCAGATAGGCGAGCACGCCGCAAGCGCTATGCATAAGGGCATGATTGAGGGAGATACCTCTATTGAGATGCAGAATATATTTGATTCATTCTCAATGATTTCAGAAATTGAGAAAGAATTTATTACCAGTCGTTTTACTTTTTCAAATTATTTGAGGACGGGGAAAGACGAATATATAAAAGAAACCCGTTCCATTTTGAATTCAGTTATCGATAAATGCGGTTTGCTAAGCAGGAACAGCTGGATTGCAGGCAATGATGATTTGGACGTGAACGGTCTTGAAAATGCTGCCCGTACCTACCTTGATGGTTTTAACCTTGTCGTAGATAGAACTAAATCTCAGGGAAAGGAATTGAAAGCCATGGCTGTGGTGGGTGCTGATGCCCTTGAGCAGAGCCAAAGTCTGCTTAACAGCCAGCAGGTTGCGGCTCAGGATGTGATCAGCACCTCTTTTTCCATGATACTGGGCGGTCTGGCTTTGGCTCTTTTGTGTGGTGCCATAATTTCCATCACCGTTACCAAAATCATCACCACTCCCATTCGCAAGGGGGTATCCTTTGCCGAGCACATGGCACAGGGTGACTTTACCAGAACTCTGGATATTGACCAGCGAGATGAAATAGGCGTGCTGGCAGCCGCCCTCAACGATATGGTGGTCAGACTTTCTTCGGTTGTTGCCGAGGTGGGTGTCTCTTCCGAGAATGTTGCTTCCGGCAGTGAGGAGCTTTCCGCTACTGCTGAAAGCCTTTCTCAGGCTTCCACTGAGCAGGCTGCCAATGTGGAGGAAGTCTCCTCTTCCATGGAAGAAATGACAGCAAATATTAGACAGAATGCTGAAAACGCACAACAGACCGAGCAGATTGCCCTGCAGTCCTCTCAGCAGGCGGAAGAAGGTGGCGAAGCCGTCATCAAAGCTGTTGATGCCATGAAAAATATTGCGGAAAAGATTTCCATCATTGAAGAAATCGCCCGTCAGACCAATCTCTTGGCCCTTAACGCCGCCATTGAAGCTGCCCGTGCCGGAGAACATGGTAAGGGATTTGCCGTTGTTGCCGCTGAAGTTCGCAAGCTTGCCGAGCGAAGCGGTGCAGCCGCAGGCGAGATCGGCGAGCTCTCTTCCAGCACTGTGAATGTAGCGGAACGTGCCGGAGAAATGTTGAACCAGCTTGTTCCTGATATCAGGAAGACCGCTGAACTGGTGCAGGAGATTGCCGCGGGCAGCAGCGAACAGCTTTCCGGTGCAGAGCAGATCAACAAGGCTGTGCAGCAGCTTGACCAGGTTACCCAGCAGAATGCTTCCGCTTCCGAGGAAATGGCCTCCACTTCTGAAGAGCTTTCCAGTCAGGCAGAACAGCTGCAGCAGGTAATGAGTTTCTTCAGGGTAAGCAATCATTCCGCACCCAGAGTGCAGGCCCTGCCCGTTTCACGGCAGACTGTAAGGCCGGCACCAGCACCCAAGGCGGCAGCACCGATTGCCCCGGTCAGGGAAGTACAGGCAGAACCGAATCATTCCGCCGGTGTTTCCCTTGATATGGGAAGTGATTTTTCAGACAGTGATTTTGAAAAATTCTGA
- a CDS encoding Hpt domain-containing protein — translation MSDVIFDEQGFYNHLGGDRELGSEILNVYVVDAPERLKALEQALADEEQALVIKYSHALKGISATIRAGAIAAQAERIEHAARKGDFETVRNCMPQAIFQLDEVLEVIRKHLR, via the coding sequence ATGTCTGATGTTATTTTTGATGAGCAGGGTTTCTATAACCACCTCGGGGGAGACCGGGAACTCGGATCCGAGATTCTGAATGTGTATGTTGTGGACGCTCCCGAAAGACTGAAAGCTTTGGAGCAGGCTCTGGCAGATGAAGAGCAGGCTTTGGTCATTAAATATTCACACGCCTTGAAAGGCATTTCTGCGACCATTCGCGCCGGTGCAATTGCTGCTCAGGCTGAACGTATAGAACATGCTGCGCGAAAAGGTGATTTTGAAACAGTTCGAAACTGTATGCCGCAGGCTATTTTCCAATTGGATGAGGTTCTGGAGGTTATCCGGAAACATCTCCGGTGA
- a CDS encoding glycosyltransferase, whose protein sequence is MHKFLLINCNPSLVEAFKHAGCVVEYNYAQEQVLDLPAVLEGMQFVPDLIFQQEFLGKRILLGGLNELDCIKIFWSVDTHMNMHWHGYYADLFDCVLTTQKKFVPKLQKVCGAAVKWMPWMGSPSIDAADGRRIIPHTGRKNDLTFVGRVTSQRRSRIWFVDFLKSQYDLNLADGLSTAQMMEVYRNTRIVPNEALFGEVNFRLFEAASCGCAVVTPDIGEELGELFEVGREIEVYHDVLELKDILDRMVNDPSRSGALGLAAYERVLKDHSAQSRAESILRIAADTCKRKVTEQRTEFLLCLIEFSLGETGDPGVDWESLLNRLLRLERSDQRDAALLRIFTRSELTDPFMAMIRPFLDKSMVSSDCYFNMTASLCAAKLKLWDVAKHFWYAYRSGDSPESIARPENEVHLLVLWGDALQKCGLGIRSGVAFDEIRGIPSCASDCYFAALYRDPSDKEIYRRLDGLFRGVMGAEPSRLGFLSHLSLHDPDDWRISAEVGINNLKVFRIHEGLTELDNARAAAVRSGQERFYKRKIKMELPLYFKLLNS, encoded by the coding sequence ATGCATAAGTTTTTGTTAATAAATTGCAATCCTTCTCTTGTGGAAGCATTTAAGCATGCAGGATGTGTTGTTGAGTACAATTATGCTCAAGAACAAGTGCTTGATCTTCCTGCCGTACTGGAGGGAATGCAGTTTGTGCCCGACTTAATTTTTCAACAGGAATTTCTGGGTAAGAGGATTCTTCTGGGTGGGCTGAACGAACTAGATTGCATAAAAATTTTCTGGTCTGTGGATACACACATGAATATGCATTGGCATGGATATTATGCTGATCTTTTCGATTGTGTGCTTACTACCCAAAAAAAATTTGTTCCCAAATTACAAAAAGTTTGCGGAGCTGCAGTTAAGTGGATGCCCTGGATGGGGAGTCCTTCAATAGATGCTGCAGACGGAAGACGGATTATTCCCCACACCGGGCGTAAAAATGATCTGACATTTGTTGGCCGGGTTACCAGCCAGAGGCGTTCCAGGATCTGGTTTGTGGATTTTTTGAAGTCCCAATATGATTTGAACCTCGCCGATGGGCTAAGCACCGCCCAGATGATGGAGGTTTACAGGAACACTCGTATTGTTCCCAATGAAGCCCTTTTTGGTGAGGTTAATTTTCGTCTTTTTGAAGCTGCCTCATGCGGGTGCGCTGTAGTTACCCCTGATATCGGGGAGGAGCTTGGCGAGCTGTTTGAGGTAGGGCGTGAAATAGAAGTTTACCATGACGTGCTGGAACTTAAAGATATCCTTGATCGAATGGTAAATGATCCATCCCGGTCCGGTGCATTGGGGCTGGCGGCATATGAGCGGGTCTTAAAGGATCATTCGGCGCAATCAAGGGCTGAATCTATTTTAAGGATTGCAGCTGACACCTGTAAACGAAAGGTCACTGAGCAACGGACGGAATTTTTACTTTGCTTAATTGAATTTTCTCTTGGTGAAACGGGTGATCCCGGTGTTGACTGGGAAAGTCTGCTTAATAGGCTTCTCAGGCTTGAGAGGAGTGACCAGCGGGATGCTGCTTTGCTCAGGATTTTTACGCGTTCCGAGTTAACTGATCCGTTTATGGCAATGATCAGGCCTTTTCTCGATAAAAGTATGGTTAGTAGTGATTGTTATTTTAACATGACGGCTTCTCTTTGTGCTGCTAAGCTCAAGCTGTGGGACGTTGCAAAACATTTCTGGTACGCATACAGGAGCGGTGACAGTCCTGAATCAATCGCCAGACCTGAAAACGAGGTTCATCTGTTAGTGCTCTGGGGGGATGCTCTCCAGAAATGCGGTTTGGGTATACGTTCCGGAGTTGCTTTTGACGAGATCAGGGGTATCCCGTCATGTGCCTCGGATTGCTATTTTGCGGCCTTGTACCGTGATCCATCTGATAAAGAGATCTATCGGCGTCTGGACGGTCTTTTTCGCGGTGTTATGGGGGCGGAGCCAAGCAGACTGGGATTTTTATCCCACCTTTCGCTGCACGATCCTGATGATTGGCGTATAAGTGCTGAAGTAGGGATAAACAATCTCAAAGTTTTCCGGATACATGAAGGACTCACTGAGCTTGATAATGCTCGTGCTGCGGCAGTGCGTTCCGGGCAGGAGCGTTTTTACAAACGAAAAATAAAGATGGAATTACCTTTATATTTCAAGTTGCTTAATTCGTAG